In one Candidatus Saccharimonadia bacterium genomic region, the following are encoded:
- a CDS encoding IS3 family transposase, which yields MKFAAIADWAASDAFPVAFMCRQLGVSRSGYYAWLAAEPCARAVDDATLTGLIATLYQHGRGNPGVRRVRAGLAALGRRLSHKRVWRLMRAAGLRGRHPKAWKRTTIAGDHPVPAPDLIGRDFTAQAPNTRWCGDITYVKTWDGWAYVATVIDLYSRTVVGWAIADHMRTDLVTAALDMAIAGRRPPAGVIFHSDRGTQYTSGQFDRYCTKNKIRRSLGRTGICYDNAVSESFFATYKKELIHTRPWPTITHLKKATFDWIETYYNTIRRHSTLEYLTPKEYELGYRHLNQLAA from the coding sequence GTGAAGTTCGCTGCCATCGCGGACTGGGCTGCCTCCGACGCCTTTCCCGTCGCGTTCATGTGCCGGCAGCTGGGAGTGTCCCGGTCGGGCTACTACGCCTGGCTGGCCGCCGAGCCCTGCGCCCGGGCCGTCGACGACGCGACGCTGACCGGCCTGATCGCCACCCTGTACCAGCACGGGCGCGGCAACCCCGGCGTCCGCCGGGTCCGCGCCGGCCTCGCCGCGCTGGGCCGGCGACTGTCCCACAAGCGGGTCTGGCGGCTGATGCGCGCCGCTGGCCTGCGCGGACGCCACCCCAAGGCCTGGAAGCGCACCACCATCGCCGGTGACCACCCGGTGCCCGCACCCGACCTGATCGGCCGCGACTTCACCGCCCAGGCACCCAACACCCGCTGGTGCGGGGACATCACCTACGTCAAGACCTGGGACGGATGGGCCTATGTGGCGACCGTGATCGACCTGTATTCCCGGACCGTCGTCGGCTGGGCGATCGCCGACCACATGCGCACCGATCTCGTCACCGCCGCCCTCGACATGGCCATCGCCGGACGCCGCCCACCCGCCGGCGTCATCTTCCACTCCGACCGCGGCACCCAATACACCTCCGGCCAGTTCGACCGGTACTGCACGAAGAACAAGATACGACGATCACTCGGCCGGACCGGTATCTGCTACGACAACGCCGTCTCCGAATCGTTCTTCGCGACCTACAAGAAGGAGCTCATCCACACCCGCCCCTGGCCCACCATCACACACCTGAAGAAAGCCACATTCGACTGGATCGAAACCTACTACAACACCATCCGCCGCCACTCCACCCTCGAATACTTGACACCCAAAGAATACGAACTAGGCTACAGACACCTCAACCAACTGGCAGCCTAA